The Arachis hypogaea cultivar Tifrunner chromosome 14, arahy.Tifrunner.gnm2.J5K5, whole genome shotgun sequence genome has a segment encoding these proteins:
- the LOC112741844 gene encoding probable arabinosyltransferase ARAD1 gives MAEFEGGNGSKPKRPSRKLTWASVAQPALEKARKSSQTQILATIFFVIFVTCALFNAFPNRRTTMPESESDDNSGFDMTVNFASASQPCSDAAAIATADSSSSAIKVYMYDLPIRFTYGVIAARSASRGGGTPENLTSLSYPGHQHMGEWFLFLDMNRPESDRIGSPVTRVMDPEEAELFYVPFFSSLSQLVSTSQQGDGSEAAYSDEETQEALVEWLEGQKYWQRNGGRDHVFTAADPKSLLHVMDKVKNSVLLVVGFGRLRGDQGSLVKDVVVPYPHRLRTYEGDLGLQNRPTLLFFMGARFRKEEGRIRDVLFQVLENERDAIIKHGVQSTENRREASNGMHTSKFCLNPVGDTSTSCRLFDSIVSLCVPVIVSDTIEVPFEDTIDYRKIAIFVESAAAVKPGYLMSLLRAIPPERIVEYQREMLKVRRYFQYGVSNGAVDEIWRQVTKKLPLIKLMSNRDKRLVIKESDCSCVCANPTTNRTP, from the exons ATGGCGGAGTTTGAAGGAGGAAACGGTTCAAAGCCCAAGAGGCCTAGCAGAAAGCTCACGTGGGCTTCGGTAGCCCAACCAGCTCTCGAAAAGGCGCGAAAATCTTCCCAAACGCAAATTCTAGCAACCATCTTCTTCGTAATCTTCGTCACTTGCGCACTCTTCAACGCCTTCCCCAACCGCCGCACCACCATGCCAGAATCTGAATCCGACGACAACTCCGGCTTTGACATGACAGTAAATTTCGCCTCCGCCAGCCAACCCTGCTCCGACGCCGCCGCCATAGCAACTGCAGATTCCTCGTCCTCCGCCATTAAGGTCTACATGTACGACCTTCCCATTCGGTTCACCTACGGTGTCATCGCCGCCCGGTCCGCCTCCCGAGGCGGCGGCACGCCAGAGAATCTAACCTCCCTGAGCTACCCGGGACACCAGCACATGGGAGAGTGGTTTCTGTTCCTGGACATGAACCGTCCAGAGTCAGATCGGATAGGGTCACCGGTGACCCGGGTGATGGACCCGGAAGAAGCGGAGCTGTTCTACGTGCCGTTCTTCTCGTCGCTGAGCCAGCTGGTGTCGACGAGCCAACAAGGTGATGGGTCGGAGGCGGCATACAGCGACGAGGAGACGCAGGAAGCGCTGGTGGAGTGGCTGGAGGGGCAGAAGTACTGGCAGAGGAATGGAGGAAGGGACCACGTGTTCACGGCGGCGGACCCGAAGTCGCTGTTGCATGTGATGGATAAGGTGAAGAATAGCGTGCTTCttgtggttgggtttgggaggttgAGAGGGGATCAGGGTTCTCTGGTGAAGGATGTGGTGGTTCCTTATCCTCATAGACTCAGAACCTATGAGGGTGATCTTGGTCTTCAGAATCGTCCCACCTTGCTTTTCTTCATGGGTGCTCGCTTTCGCAAGGAG GAAGGGAGAATTCGTGATGTACTGTTTCAAGTCCTCGAAAATGAACGGGACGCTATAATAAAGCATGGAGTTCAATCGACAGAGAACAGAAGAGAAGCATCAAATGGAATGCACACATCAAAGTTCTGCTTGAATCCTGTTGGAGACACTTCAACTTCTTGCCGCCTCTTTGACTCCATAGTTAGCCTCTGTGTTCCGGTGATCGTTAGTGATACCATTGAGGTGCCCTTTGAAGATACCATTGATTATAGAAAGATAGCAATCTTTGTAGAATCTGCTGCTGCTGTCAAACCTGGATATTTGATGTCACTGTTGAGAGCAATTCCTCCTGAGAGAATTGTTGAATATCAAAGAGAAATGCTAAag GTAAGACGATACTTTCAATATGGTGTATCAAACGGAGCAGTGGATGAAATCTGGCGCCAAGTTACAAAAAAGTTACCATTGATTAAGCTAATGAGCAATCGTGACAAAAGGTTGGTAATAAAGGAATCAGATTGTTCTTGCGTATGTGCAAATCCAACTACTAACAGAACTCCATAG